The following coding sequences lie in one Anguilla anguilla isolate fAngAng1 chromosome 14, fAngAng1.pri, whole genome shotgun sequence genomic window:
- the LOC118212323 gene encoding histone H2A-like: protein MSGRGKTGGKVRAKAKTRSSRAGLQFPVGRVHRLLRKGNYAERVGAGAPVYLAAVLEYLTAEILELAGNAARDNKKTRIIPRHLQLAVRNDEELNKLLGGVTIAQGGVLPNIQAVLLPKKTEKAAKAK, encoded by the coding sequence ATGAGTGGACGAGGCAAAACTGGTGGGAAAGTTCGGGCGAAGGCGAAGACCCGTTCTTCTAGGGCAGGCTTGCAGTTCCCTGTCGGCCGTGTCCATAGATTGCTACGCAAAGGCAATTATGCTGAGCGCGTTGGCGCAGGAGCGCCGGTGTACTTGGCCGCTGTTCTGGAGTATCTCACGGCGGAAATCCTCGAGTTGGCTGGCAACGCAGCCCGGGACAATAAGAAAACTCGCATCATCCCCCGGCACCTTCAGCTGGCTGTCCGTAATGACGAAGAGCTGAACAAGCTTCTGGGCGGCGTAACAATCGCTCAGGGTGGAGTGCTACCGAACATCCAGGCCGTACTGCTGCCCAAGAAAACCGAGAAGGCCGCCAAAGCAAAGTAA